One stretch of uncultured Methanobrevibacter sp. DNA includes these proteins:
- the comD gene encoding sulfopyruvate decarboxylase subunit alpha, with amino-acid sequence MDSTEAIYNGLKDAGIDFIVSVPCVNLTRLLEMIDEDDEITHIPVTREEEGIGICAGAYLGGKKTAILMQNSGFGNSINALKSLMELYEFPLLMIMSHRGTDGENICGQIPMGESTPRILEAMNFNFFKPANAEAAYDDVRLGWELSEEEGKPVSVLLEIKYW; translated from the coding sequence ATGGATAGTACAGAAGCTATTTATAATGGACTTAAAGATGCAGGAATAGATTTTATAGTTAGTGTTCCCTGCGTTAACCTTACAAGATTGCTAGAAATGATAGATGAAGACGATGAAATAACACATATCCCGGTTACCCGTGAAGAGGAGGGAATTGGGATTTGTGCAGGAGCATATCTTGGAGGCAAAAAGACTGCAATACTTATGCAGAATTCAGGATTTGGAAACTCAATCAATGCACTGAAATCATTGATGGAACTTTATGAATTTCCATTGCTCATGATAATGAGTCACAGGGGAACCGACGGAGAAAACATATGCGGACAGATCCCGATGGGCGAATCAACCCCAAGAATACTTGAAGCGATGAACTTTAACTTTTTCAAACCGGCAAATGCAGAAGCGGCATATGATGATGTGAGACTCGGTTGGGAATTGTCCGAAGAGGAAGGAAAACCGGTAAGCGTATTGCTTGAAATCAAATATTGGTGA
- a CDS encoding zinc ribbon domain-containing protein — protein sequence MVKNCPKCGNQLKVTDLFCPNCGERVVSVGGDDYFDIIRDIIYVDGRISKAKVIGVAFFLILFVYDLVMLVPGSLRAGPLPFIITVFMAYFAGLFYYAICRGVGFIVRKAMS from the coding sequence ATGGTAAAAAATTGTCCGAAATGTGGAAATCAGCTTAAGGTGACTGATTTGTTTTGTCCCAATTGTGGTGAGAGAGTAGTCAGTGTTGGTGGTGATGATTACTTCGACATAATAAGGGACATAATATATGTTGATGGAAGGATTTCCAAGGCGAAGGTGATAGGAGTTGCATTTTTCCTTATATTATTCGTATATGATTTGGTAATGCTGGTTCCTGGATCTCTTCGTGCAGGACCGTTGCCGTTTATTATAACTGTTTTTATGGCTTATTTTGCAGGTCTTTTCTACTATGCAATCTGCAGAGGAGTAGGATTCATAGTGAGAAAGGCCATGAGTTAA
- the comE gene encoding sulfopyruvate decarboxylase subunit beta: protein MARYDAIKDIMEDIEDELIICNIGFPSRELYEINDRPENFYMIGSMGLASSIGLGLALAKPHKHVVVIDGDGSLLMNMGSLVTVFAQNPDNLTWIVIDNGAYGSTGNQDTYAQLVDFVDIAKSVGFKNAYNYEDVNLKDIFYSENASFIVYKTDAGNSKAPIIDLDPITIKERFMSSF from the coding sequence ATGGCAAGATATGATGCGATTAAAGACATAATGGAAGATATTGAAGATGAATTAATTATCTGTAATATTGGATTTCCCTCAAGGGAACTCTATGAAATAAACGACAGACCTGAAAACTTCTATATGATCGGTTCAATGGGTCTTGCCTCATCAATAGGACTTGGCCTGGCACTTGCAAAGCCCCACAAGCATGTTGTTGTAATCGACGGTGACGGATCACTTCTTATGAATATGGGATCACTTGTAACAGTGTTTGCACAAAATCCGGACAACCTCACCTGGATTGTTATTGACAATGGCGCTTATGGTTCAACAGGAAATCAGGACACATATGCACAGCTAGTTGATTTTGTAGACATTGCAAAAAGTGTCGGATTTAAAAATGCGTACAATTATGAAGACGTGAATTTAAAAGATATTTTCTACAGTGAAAATGCAAGTTTTATCGTTTATAAAACAGATGCTGGAAATTCAAAGGCACCAATAATAGACTTGGACCCGATAACAATTAAGGAAAGATTCATGAGTTCTTTTTAA
- a CDS encoding group II intron maturase-specific domain-containing protein, with amino-acid sequence MKLKENIVLLDMPMISLFSQEAEDKTKITHISEGLDFLGFNFRQYKTNKGLKCLIKPSKDSIKNFKAKVSERVRWHHGDNVDSLIDSLNPLIIGTANYWKPTVAKKIFSDMDYYIWNKIYKFLRRLHPNKGWKWIKRKYFPEYDDGYHRGKWVLTGPKQENHLIKMSWTKIKRHKMITHNNSPYDKSKENYFMNR; translated from the coding sequence ATGAAACTAAAGGAAAATATCGTGTTACTCGATATGCCGATGATTTCGTTATTTTCGCAAGAAGCAGAAGATAAAACTAAAATTACACACATTTCTGAAGGACTTGATTTTCTAGGATTCAATTTCAGACAATATAAAACTAATAAAGGTTTAAAATGTTTGATTAAACCATCAAAAGATAGTATCAAAAATTTTAAAGCTAAAGTGTCTGAAAGAGTCAGATGGCATCACGGAGACAACGTGGACAGTCTGATAGACTCTTTAAACCCTTTAATAATTGGCACTGCCAATTATTGGAAACCTACTGTTGCTAAAAAGATATTTTCAGATATGGATTACTATATATGGAACAAAATATATAAGTTTTTGCGCCGTTTGCACCCAAATAAAGGTTGGAAATGGATTAAAAGAAAATATTTCCCAGAATACGATGATGGATATCATCGTGGAAAATGGGTACTAACTGGTCCTAAACAAGAGAATCATTTAATTAAAATGAGTTGGACTAAGATTAAGCGACATAAAATGATAACACACAATAATTCACCATATGACAAAAGTAAAGAGAACTACTTCATGAATCGATGA